In Chryseobacterium gotjawalense, the following are encoded in one genomic region:
- a CDS encoding phosphatidylserine decarboxylase family protein, with amino-acid sequence MKLHKESKGTIIVASLLFAVIGLLSIYFLEIWSLAIIIPLLIIYGLIFWFFRVPHRDILNHKENVIAPVDGKVVMIKEVDEDEFIKGKAIQISIFMSPLNVHICRYPVSGEVIYKKYHPGKYLVAWHEKSSTENERTTIAIKSLTDHTVVFRQIAGYVARRIVFYCNEGDQAKAGHEFGFIKFGSRMDIFLPIDTEINCKIGDKTKGGIDVIAKMKE; translated from the coding sequence ATGAAACTACACAAAGAATCCAAAGGAACCATAATCGTAGCGAGTCTACTTTTTGCAGTTATTGGTTTACTGTCCATTTATTTCTTAGAGATATGGAGTTTGGCCATCATCATTCCTTTGCTGATTATTTACGGATTGATCTTTTGGTTTTTCCGCGTTCCACATCGGGATATCCTGAATCATAAAGAAAATGTAATCGCTCCGGTAGACGGAAAAGTTGTGATGATCAAGGAAGTAGATGAAGATGAATTCATCAAAGGAAAAGCCATCCAGATCTCGATTTTTATGTCACCTTTGAATGTTCATATTTGCCGCTACCCCGTTTCTGGCGAGGTCATTTATAAGAAATACCATCCCGGAAAGTACTTAGTCGCCTGGCATGAAAAATCCTCCACAGAAAACGAAAGAACAACCATAGCCATAAAAAGCTTAACCGATCATACCGTGGTTTTCCGCCAGATTGCAGGTTATGTGGCAAGACGGATTGTATTTTATTGTAATGAAGGGGATCAGGCAAAAGCAGGCCACGAGTTCGGTTTCATCAAGTTCGGTTCCCGAATGGATATCTTCTTGCCAATCGATACAGAAATCAACTGTAAAATCGGCGATAAAACAAAAGGAGGAATTGATGTTATCGCAAAAATGAAAGAATAA
- a CDS encoding phosphatidate cytidylyltransferase, with amino-acid sequence MDKNLVLRLFGGLLYGLVVVLCTTSLGAEFINGFSPGLVQQQNLYYGLITFFLFMGAWECVRMMKFDPKGWEKWVVFPLILFVFYQLFSKRYFNHGFYFNFNLSEILAIVLIIIAVVTLFRFPKELYYDSGKLIFTVIYTALPFGFALGLPKFSTVEQTFTLEVFFLFVLIWSSDSFAYFTGKFLGKHKMAPKISPKKTWEGFAGGVFFTIILGYFIELNYPDLRGNYIIVGFLVSVFGPLGDLVESQLKRTFGVKDSGNVIPGHGGILDRLDSFIICVPVVYLYFILEKLI; translated from the coding sequence TTGGATAAAAATTTAGTGCTGCGACTTTTCGGTGGCCTTTTATACGGCTTGGTCGTTGTTCTCTGTACCACCTCGCTGGGTGCAGAATTCATTAATGGTTTCTCGCCGGGTCTTGTTCAGCAACAGAATCTTTATTACGGTTTAATCACTTTTTTCCTATTCATGGGCGCATGGGAATGCGTGAGGATGATGAAATTCGATCCGAAAGGCTGGGAGAAATGGGTAGTTTTTCCACTGATTCTTTTTGTATTTTATCAGTTATTTTCAAAAAGATATTTCAATCACGGCTTTTATTTCAATTTTAATTTATCTGAAATTTTGGCCATCGTACTTATAATTATTGCGGTTGTCACCTTATTTCGTTTTCCTAAAGAACTTTATTATGACAGCGGGAAACTTATTTTTACCGTTATCTACACTGCACTTCCGTTCGGGTTCGCGCTAGGGTTACCCAAATTTTCTACCGTAGAACAGACCTTTACTTTAGAAGTGTTTTTCCTGTTCGTCTTAATTTGGAGCAGTGACTCATTTGCCTATTTCACAGGAAAATTTTTGGGAAAACATAAAATGGCTCCAAAAATTTCACCGAAAAAAACCTGGGAAGGATTTGCTGGCGGCGTTTTCTTCACCATCATTCTTGGCTATTTTATTGAATTGAACTACCCTGATTTAAGAGGGAATTATATCATCGTCGGATTTTTAGTTTCCGTTTTTGGTCCTTTAGGCGATTTGGTTGAAAGCCAATTAAAGCGCACTTTCGGCGTGAAGGATTCGGGAAATGTAATTCCGGGGCACGGCGGTATTTTAGACCGGTTAGACAGTTTTATTATCTGCGTACCTGTCGTATATTTGTACTTTATTTTAGAAAAATTAATATAA
- a CDS encoding LUD domain-containing protein, protein MSLFKKLVGKILNQPEEDDGQDLIKLGDQLKNADLDYKFAQLFTHSGGFFNYCADEAEALQTLNHILKIEGVKSVFCWDNDLKNFLDVINAPYTTELELFNDCAFITCEYLIAYDGRIMLSHNNILHYHSSRLPEKVIIMANVSQIVTNLNDAMSKIKRNGNIRNLTSISGSNSKLDTPNKDNTKLFLLLLED, encoded by the coding sequence TTGAGTCTATTTAAAAAATTGGTCGGAAAAATACTGAATCAACCTGAAGAGGATGACGGGCAGGATTTGATTAAACTTGGAGATCAGTTGAAAAACGCTGACCTTGACTACAAGTTTGCTCAATTATTCACCCATTCCGGTGGTTTTTTCAACTATTGTGCAGACGAAGCAGAGGCGCTGCAGACTTTGAATCATATTCTCAAAATAGAAGGCGTAAAATCTGTTTTCTGCTGGGACAATGATTTGAAAAATTTCCTTGATGTAATTAATGCCCCTTATACTACCGAACTCGAACTTTTTAATGACTGCGCTTTTATCACTTGCGAATATTTAATCGCTTATGATGGCCGGATCATGCTTTCGCACAATAACATTCTGCATTATCACTCGTCGCGGTTACCGGAAAAAGTAATCATCATGGCGAACGTGTCCCAAATTGTGACCAACCTGAATGACGCGATGAGCAAAATCAAACGCAACGGAAATATTAGAAACCTTACTTCGATCAGTGGAAGTAATTCTAAATTAGACACTCCGAACAAAGACAATACAAAACTTTTCTTACTTTTGCTCGAAGATTAA
- the ftsH gene encoding ATP-dependent zinc metalloprotease FtsH, with the protein MNNNKGFNWFFPIAIIAILLFFFSNMNGDSSANSLDEEGFYTLMAEGKVQNVLIYKDTEKADVFLTPEAKKALDAKQVAKERSPFSAFDFSPKPDYTISFGDLQLFLEKFDKIKQDNPAIVTKKDYGIGKNPMTELLFTAIFWIAIMALFYFVIFRKMMGGGGGGGGGQIFSIGKSKAKLFDEKDKVQVSFKDVAGLEGAKEEVQEVVDFLKNSEKYTKLGGKIPKGVLLVGPPGTGKTLLAKAVAGEAKVPFFSLSGSDFVEMFVGVGASRVRDLFAQAKAKSPAIIFIDEIDAIGRARGKGNMTGGNDERENTLNQLLTEMDGFGTDTNVIIMAATNRADILDKALMRAGRFDRSIYVDLPELHERREIFDVHLAKIKLEPNIDREFLAKQTPGFSGADIANLCNEAALIAARNSHEAVTKQDFLDAVDRIIGGLEKKNKAIKPSEKRRVAYHEAGHATISWLVEHAAPLLKVTIVPRGRSLGAAWYLPDERQLTTTEQMNDELCATLGGRAAEQTIFGNISTGALSDLERVTKQAQAMVTIYGLNEKVGNISYYDSTGQSEYSFGKPYSEQTAKMIDEEISKIIETQYQRALQILRDNKDKLDALATKLLEKEVIFREDLEEVFGQRAWDPELTEHPVSNSHKAVNPTEDAEVIAPESNTQL; encoded by the coding sequence ATGAACAACAATAAAGGATTTAACTGGTTTTTCCCAATCGCGATTATAGCCATTTTACTCTTTTTCTTTTCGAATATGAATGGGGATTCCTCAGCAAATTCATTAGACGAAGAAGGGTTCTATACCTTAATGGCAGAAGGAAAAGTTCAGAATGTACTCATTTATAAAGATACCGAAAAAGCTGATGTTTTTCTTACACCAGAAGCTAAAAAAGCATTAGATGCGAAGCAGGTTGCAAAAGAAAGAAGTCCTTTTTCAGCATTTGACTTTTCTCCAAAACCAGACTATACAATCAGTTTCGGAGATTTACAGCTTTTCCTGGAAAAATTCGATAAAATCAAACAGGATAACCCGGCGATTGTAACTAAAAAAGACTACGGCATCGGCAAAAACCCGATGACCGAGTTACTGTTTACCGCAATATTCTGGATCGCAATCATGGCGCTTTTCTATTTTGTGATTTTCCGCAAAATGATGGGCGGCGGTGGCGGTGGCGGCGGCGGCCAAATTTTCTCCATCGGAAAATCCAAAGCAAAACTTTTCGACGAAAAAGATAAAGTGCAGGTTTCATTTAAAGATGTTGCAGGCTTAGAAGGCGCAAAAGAAGAAGTTCAGGAAGTGGTAGACTTCTTGAAGAACTCTGAAAAATACACCAAATTAGGTGGTAAAATTCCAAAAGGAGTATTGTTAGTTGGTCCTCCGGGAACAGGTAAAACCCTTTTAGCAAAAGCTGTTGCAGGGGAAGCGAAAGTTCCTTTCTTCTCTCTTTCAGGATCTGATTTTGTGGAAATGTTTGTAGGAGTTGGAGCGTCCAGAGTAAGAGATTTATTTGCTCAGGCAAAAGCGAAATCACCGGCAATTATTTTCATTGATGAGATTGATGCCATTGGTAGAGCCAGAGGAAAAGGAAACATGACTGGTGGAAATGATGAAAGAGAAAACACATTAAACCAATTGCTTACCGAAATGGATGGTTTTGGAACCGATACCAACGTAATCATCATGGCGGCAACCAACAGAGCAGATATTCTGGATAAAGCATTGATGAGAGCAGGTCGTTTTGACCGTTCGATTTATGTAGATTTACCGGAATTACATGAAAGAAGAGAAATTTTCGATGTGCATTTGGCAAAAATAAAATTGGAACCCAATATCGACAGAGAGTTTTTAGCAAAACAAACTCCCGGATTTAGTGGCGCTGATATCGCAAACCTTTGTAACGAAGCGGCATTAATTGCAGCAAGAAATTCACACGAAGCAGTTACCAAGCAAGATTTTTTAGACGCTGTTGACAGAATCATCGGTGGACTGGAAAAGAAAAACAAAGCGATTAAACCATCAGAAAAAAGAAGAGTCGCTTATCATGAAGCAGGACACGCAACAATTTCCTGGCTGGTAGAACATGCAGCACCATTGCTGAAAGTCACCATCGTACCGAGAGGCCGTTCATTAGGCGCAGCCTGGTATCTGCCGGACGAAAGACAATTGACCACCACTGAGCAAATGAACGATGAACTGTGCGCTACTTTGGGCGGAAGAGCTGCCGAGCAGACCATCTTCGGAAACATTTCTACAGGCGCGCTTTCTGATCTGGAAAGAGTAACCAAGCAAGCACAGGCAATGGTAACTATTTATGGTCTGAATGAGAAAGTCGGAAATATCTCCTACTATGACAGTACCGGGCAATCTGAATACAGTTTCGGAAAACCTTACTCAGAGCAGACTGCGAAAATGATTGATGAAGAAATTTCTAAAATCATTGAGACTCAGTATCAAAGAGCATTACAAATTTTAAGAGATAATAAAGATAAGTTGGATGCGCTTGCCACAAAACTTCTCGAGAAAGAAGTGATATTCCGCGAAGACTTAGAAGAAGTATTCGGCCAGAGAGCATGGGATCCGGAGTTAACTGAACATCCTGTTTCCAACAGCCACAAGGCGGTAAATCCTACGGAGGATGCAGAGGTTATCGCACCGGAATCCAATACGCAACTTTAA
- the rsfS gene encoding ribosome silencing factor: MNKITEKQLLIDKIVEAIQDTKGEDIMIFDLSNIENSVAQTFVICTGNSNTQVSAISGNIQKKVRNDLQDRPWHVEGSENSLWVLLDYVSVVVHVFQRETREYYDIEELWGDAKITKIEN; the protein is encoded by the coding sequence ATGAACAAAATCACAGAAAAGCAGCTACTAATCGACAAAATTGTAGAGGCAATACAAGATACAAAAGGGGAAGACATTATGATCTTCGACTTATCAAACATCGAAAATTCGGTAGCACAAACATTCGTTATCTGCACCGGAAACTCTAATACCCAGGTTTCAGCTATTTCAGGAAATATCCAAAAAAAGGTTCGGAATGACTTACAGGACCGTCCTTGGCATGTAGAAGGAAGTGAAAATTCACTTTGGGTTTTACTGGACTATGTCTCCGTCGTGGTGCATGTATTCCAGCGGGAAACCAGAGAATACTATGATATAGAGGAACTTTGGGGAGATGCAAAAATAACCAAAATCGAAAATTAA
- a CDS encoding biotin--[acetyl-CoA-carboxylase] ligase, protein MCLLYLKECSSTHDEIEKFISDDTLDIQAVYTFNQTKGKGQYGNSWESGHNLSLAYSVAVPDELIKLPNHLFNFHTAEVLADFLAILTKHTVEIKWPNDIIIKNKKVSGILIEKKMIKGKSYFLIGIGLNILGENFKHLPKAGSLLTQTGIKFGLEMVTEALHEYFVENLTKEVSEESVLEKLNERLFRKDLISVFEIGQSRQNGIIRMVDKEGFFWVELENDGLQKFFHKEIALLY, encoded by the coding sequence ATGTGCTTGTTGTACCTTAAAGAATGTTCTTCCACCCATGATGAAATTGAGAAATTTATTTCTGATGACACTCTAGATATACAAGCCGTTTACACTTTTAATCAAACCAAAGGCAAGGGACAGTATGGTAATTCCTGGGAATCCGGCCACAATTTAAGTCTCGCTTATTCTGTTGCGGTTCCCGATGAACTCATTAAATTACCCAATCATTTATTCAATTTTCATACCGCTGAAGTATTGGCTGATTTTCTTGCCATTCTGACAAAGCATACCGTTGAAATTAAATGGCCCAATGATATTATCATTAAAAACAAAAAGGTTTCCGGGATTTTAATTGAAAAGAAAATGATTAAAGGGAAATCCTATTTCCTGATCGGAATTGGCCTCAATATTTTGGGAGAAAACTTTAAACATCTTCCAAAAGCGGGCTCACTCCTCACTCAAACCGGAATTAAATTCGGTCTTGAAATGGTAACGGAAGCGCTTCATGAGTATTTTGTTGAAAATTTAACAAAGGAAGTTTCCGAAGAATCGGTGCTGGAAAAGCTGAATGAAAGGTTATTCCGAAAGGATTTAATCTCTGTTTTTGAAATTGGTCAATCGAGACAAAATGGCATCATTCGAATGGTCGATAAAGAGGGTTTTTTTTGGGTGGAGTTAGAAAATGATGGATTGCAGAAATTCTTCCATAAAGAGATTGCGCTTCTTTACTGA
- a CDS encoding LptF/LptG family permease, with protein sequence MKIIDLYIIKKYLGTFGFMLGLLTIIILVIDVQAKAPRIESNGFTVTEFLIDFYPYWIVNLIITFMSILVFISVIFFTSKIANNTEIVAIISSGASFHRFARPYFITSGIIAVAALLINHFILPLANIKKNELEPYTYSAKNREEFTGNAEVATQLSKTEYIFIKSYNKKEKRGSGFFYQKFDKDRKLIYQLNAADFYWEKDKKQFLMNNYLEKTFLKNDTEKLAQGNSMTKNFGQTPEELFPDVLLGQNKTTPELIKFINREKEKGNANLNNYLNELYQRTSMPFSVIILTVLGLALASQKKRGGLGMNLAIGIALAFVFVFSFEVLKVVSANKTLSPLVAMWLPNLIFGPLALYLYFKRANQ encoded by the coding sequence ATGAAAATAATCGACCTCTATATCATCAAAAAATACCTCGGAACTTTTGGGTTCATGTTGGGGTTATTAACGATTATTATTTTGGTCATCGACGTACAGGCAAAAGCACCAAGAATTGAGTCTAACGGATTTACCGTAACTGAATTCCTGATAGATTTTTACCCTTATTGGATTGTCAATCTGATCATTACATTCATGTCGATCCTGGTTTTTATTTCCGTCATTTTCTTTACTTCAAAAATTGCCAACAATACAGAAATCGTTGCCATAATTAGTTCGGGAGCGAGTTTTCATAGGTTTGCCCGACCTTATTTTATAACGTCTGGTATTATTGCGGTTGCCGCGTTGCTGATCAATCATTTTATATTACCGCTGGCCAACATTAAAAAGAATGAGTTAGAACCTTATACTTATAGTGCGAAAAACCGCGAAGAATTTACAGGAAATGCAGAAGTTGCCACACAACTCTCCAAAACAGAATACATCTTTATTAAAAGCTATAATAAAAAAGAGAAACGCGGTTCTGGCTTTTTCTACCAGAAATTCGATAAAGACAGAAAGTTAATTTATCAGCTGAATGCGGCAGACTTTTACTGGGAAAAAGATAAAAAGCAATTCTTGATGAACAATTATCTTGAAAAAACTTTTCTTAAAAACGACACTGAAAAATTAGCCCAGGGAAACTCAATGACCAAAAATTTCGGGCAAACACCTGAAGAACTTTTCCCTGATGTTTTATTAGGCCAAAACAAAACAACGCCGGAACTCATCAAATTCATCAATCGGGAAAAAGAAAAAGGAAATGCGAACCTCAATAACTATCTGAATGAATTGTACCAACGCACTTCGATGCCGTTTTCGGTCATTATTCTCACCGTTTTAGGATTGGCACTTGCCTCCCAAAAAAAACGCGGAGGACTGGGAATGAATCTCGCCATCGGAATTGCACTGGCTTTTGTGTTTGTATTTTCATTTGAAGTACTGAAGGTCGTTTCAGCGAATAAAACACTGTCTCCATTGGTTGCCATGTGGCTGCCCAATCTGATCTTCGGACCGCTTGCTTTATACCTTTATTTCAAAAGAGCCAATCAGTAA
- the tgt gene encoding tRNA guanosine(34) transglycosylase Tgt yields MKSPFFEINNTTTGKARAGTITTDHGTIETPIFMPVGTVASVKTVHQRELKDDIKAQIILGNTYHLNLRPKMDIMQQAGGLHKFMNWDLPILTDSGGYQVFSLSKSRKLNEAGVKFKSHIDGSAHFISPEISMEIQRQIGADIFMAFDECTPYPCEYNLAKKSMEMTHRWLKRCIKWTDENPEIYGHKQHLFPIVQGSTYADLRKKSAEFISEQNAVGNAIGGLSVGEPEEEMYRITDIVTDILPVEKPRYLMGVGTPWNILESIGLGIDMMDCVMPTRNARNAMLFTWQGVMNMKNKKWESDFSPLDEFGTSYVDSHYSKAYVRHLFVAKEYLGKQIASIHNLAFYLDLVRVARQHIIAGDFYEWKTSIDPILRQRL; encoded by the coding sequence ATGAAGTCCCCATTTTTCGAAATCAACAATACCACGACCGGTAAAGCAAGAGCCGGCACCATCACAACAGACCACGGCACGATAGAAACACCGATTTTTATGCCGGTAGGAACAGTCGCCTCCGTAAAAACCGTTCACCAGCGGGAACTAAAAGATGACATCAAAGCGCAGATTATTTTAGGAAATACCTATCACCTCAATCTTCGCCCGAAAATGGACATCATGCAGCAGGCAGGCGGTTTACATAAATTCATGAACTGGGACTTACCCATTCTCACCGATTCTGGCGGTTATCAGGTGTTCTCTTTATCAAAATCAAGAAAATTAAATGAGGCCGGTGTGAAATTTAAATCCCACATCGACGGAAGTGCTCATTTTATCTCTCCCGAAATTTCAATGGAAATCCAGCGACAGATCGGCGCAGATATTTTCATGGCTTTTGATGAATGCACTCCTTATCCCTGCGAATATAATTTAGCGAAAAAGTCAATGGAAATGACACACCGCTGGCTAAAAAGATGCATCAAATGGACGGACGAAAACCCGGAAATTTATGGGCACAAACAACACCTTTTCCCAATCGTACAAGGTTCCACTTACGCTGATTTAAGAAAAAAATCCGCAGAATTTATTTCGGAACAAAACGCTGTAGGAAACGCAATTGGCGGACTTTCTGTAGGAGAGCCGGAAGAAGAAATGTACAGAATCACCGACATTGTAACCGATATTTTGCCCGTAGAAAAACCGAGATATTTAATGGGCGTCGGCACACCATGGAATATTTTAGAATCAATCGGTTTGGGAATCGACATGATGGATTGCGTAATGCCTACCAGAAACGCCCGAAACGCAATGTTATTCACCTGGCAAGGCGTGATGAACATGAAAAACAAAAAGTGGGAAAGTGATTTTTCGCCTTTGGATGAATTCGGAACAAGCTATGTAGATTCACATTATTCGAAAGCGTATGTCCGACATTTATTTGTAGCAAAAGAATATTTGGGAAAACAAATTGCATCGATTCATAATCTGGCTTTCTATTTGGATCTGGTTCGGGTTGCCCGGCAACACATCATTGCTGGTGATTTCTATGAATGGAAAACTTCTATCGATCCTATCCTCAGACAACGACTTTAA
- a CDS encoding DUF4296 domain-containing protein → MRKGIVVIFSFLMMACSELIDKPKNLVPKDTMAELLAEFAMNEQLGVVAENVNLDNATRYALQQKKIKGNDFVESYKYYTATGEIEKIVDNAQDIVLNKDPAAKIYIEKKLKENKNLPAFAR, encoded by the coding sequence ATGAGAAAAGGAATAGTGGTGATTTTTTCATTTTTAATGATGGCTTGTTCAGAACTCATCGACAAACCGAAAAATCTTGTGCCCAAAGATACCATGGCCGAATTGCTGGCCGAATTTGCAATGAATGAGCAACTGGGTGTAGTTGCAGAAAATGTTAATTTAGATAACGCAACACGCTATGCGCTTCAACAAAAGAAAATCAAAGGAAATGATTTTGTTGAAAGCTATAAATACTACACCGCCACCGGAGAAATAGAAAAAATAGTAGACAACGCTCAGGATATCGTTTTAAACAAAGATCCTGCCGCGAAAATCTATATCGAAAAGAAATTAAAAGAAAATAAAAACTTACCTGCATTTGCAAGATAA
- a CDS encoding polyprenol monophosphomannose synthase encodes MKKLVIIPTYNEKENIENIISAVFALKEDFHVLIVDDSSPDGTAEIVKKLQSTYPDQLHLIIRKIKDGLGKAYIHGFKWALQNNYDYIFEMDADFSHNPADLKKLFEACKNADMSIGSRYSKGVNVVNWPMGRVLLSYFASKYVRMILGIPIHDTTAGFVCFSRKVLEEIGLDKIKLKGYGFQIEMKFRAVKKGFKVTEVPITFTNRELGVSKMNGGIIHEAVFGVLNLKWKSMIGKL; translated from the coding sequence ATGAAAAAACTCGTCATCATTCCAACTTATAATGAGAAGGAAAATATTGAAAATATAATTTCTGCTGTTTTTGCGCTGAAGGAGGATTTTCATGTCTTGATTGTAGACGATTCATCACCCGACGGAACGGCAGAAATTGTAAAAAAACTGCAGAGCACCTATCCCGACCAACTCCATTTAATCATAAGAAAAATAAAAGATGGTCTGGGAAAAGCTTATATCCATGGATTCAAATGGGCTCTGCAAAACAACTATGATTACATTTTCGAAATGGATGCCGATTTCTCTCACAATCCGGCCGATCTAAAAAAATTGTTTGAAGCCTGCAAAAATGCGGACATGAGCATTGGCTCCAGATATTCAAAAGGGGTAAATGTCGTCAACTGGCCGATGGGAAGAGTACTGCTCTCCTATTTTGCCTCAAAATACGTTCGGATGATTTTGGGAATTCCCATTCATGATACCACCGCGGGATTCGTTTGCTTCTCGCGAAAAGTATTGGAAGAAATTGGTTTGGATAAAATCAAATTAAAAGGCTATGGCTTTCAGATTGAAATGAAATTCCGTGCGGTTAAAAAAGGATTTAAAGTTACAGAAGTTCCTATCACATTTACCAACAGAGAATTAGGCGTAAGCAAGATGAATGGCGGAATTATCCATGAAGCCGTTTTCGGTGTTTTAAATTTAAAGTGGAAATCGATGATCGGCAAATTATGA
- a CDS encoding DUF4271 domain-containing protein: MVRIVQQNDWVVFILVGCILLYVFMLLYLHRDSSVRVFLMQKYEDSSNNFLSWLIISVVFTLLFAVLISRSVPIVPKRISDIHFFGYELNKFGFTLFSMIVFYGLKSALSYLFYAGTGSMKRWALFQFTASKFYFTLSFVLMALCVYQYFYEVNDLQLFDYCFTGFIGVFIFKIFFYLLSPRHLLPEKWYYKFLYICTLQFAPVLVLWKVLFF; the protein is encoded by the coding sequence TTGGTTAGAATTGTGCAACAAAACGATTGGGTGGTTTTTATCCTCGTCGGATGTATTTTACTTTATGTTTTCATGCTTTTATATCTTCACCGTGATTCTTCGGTGCGGGTTTTTTTGATGCAGAAATATGAAGATTCTTCTAATAATTTTTTGAGTTGGCTTATTATCAGTGTTGTTTTTACACTTTTGTTTGCTGTGCTGATATCGAGATCGGTTCCCATTGTTCCGAAACGGATCAGCGATATTCATTTTTTTGGCTATGAACTGAATAAATTTGGATTCACCCTGTTTTCGATGATTGTATTTTATGGTCTTAAAAGTGCTTTATCCTATCTTTTTTATGCCGGTACCGGAAGTATGAAAAGATGGGCTCTTTTTCAGTTCACCGCATCGAAGTTTTATTTTACACTTTCATTTGTATTAATGGCTTTGTGTGTTTATCAGTATTTTTATGAAGTGAATGATTTACAGTTGTTTGATTATTGTTTTACAGGTTTTATCGGTGTTTTTATATTTAAAATTTTCTTTTACCTGCTCTCTCCCCGACATCTGTTACCGGAAAAGTGGTATTATAAATTTTTGTATATTTGCACCCTCCAATTCGCGCCTGTTTTGGTTCTATGGAAAGTATTATTTTTTTAA
- a CDS encoding uroporphyrinogen-III synthase has protein sequence MKIKSILVSQPAPNESSPYLEIARKEKIRIDFKPFIHVEGVDAKELRTQKIDLSQYTGIIFTSKNAIDHYFRLAEEMRFAVPDSMRYICQSEAIANYLQKHIVYRKRKIAFGERSFADLLPLFKKFPSEKYLLPASDILSPDIQKVLESSGIDWTKATMYKTVSSDLGETNIADYDMLVFFSRQGIKSLGENFKDFKQDQTKIAVFGATTEQAAKDAGLRVDVMAPSKETPSMTMAIEKYIRNLEK, from the coding sequence ATGAAAATTAAATCTATATTGGTTTCACAGCCCGCACCAAATGAATCTTCTCCATATCTTGAAATTGCCCGAAAGGAAAAAATCAGAATAGATTTTAAGCCTTTTATTCATGTAGAAGGAGTAGATGCGAAAGAACTTAGAACGCAGAAAATTGATCTGTCGCAATACACCGGTATAATTTTTACCAGTAAAAATGCGATCGACCATTATTTCCGTCTTGCGGAAGAGATGCGCTTTGCGGTGCCTGATTCTATGCGGTATATCTGCCAGTCTGAGGCAATTGCCAACTATCTGCAAAAACATATTGTTTACAGGAAAAGGAAAATTGCTTTTGGTGAGCGCAGTTTTGCCGACCTGCTGCCACTTTTCAAGAAGTTCCCGTCTGAGAAATATCTTTTGCCGGCTTCGGATATTCTGAGCCCCGACATTCAGAAGGTTTTAGAATCTTCTGGAATTGACTGGACCAAAGCCACCATGTACAAAACAGTAAGCAGTGATCTGGGTGAAACTAACATTGCCGATTACGACATGTTGGTCTTCTTCAGCCGCCAGGGAATCAAATCTTTAGGAGAAAACTTTAAAGATTTTAAACAAGATCAAACAAAAATTGCTGTTTTCGGTGCAACCACAGAGCAAGCAGCAAAAGACGCAGGATTAAGAGTTGATGTAATGGCGCCCAGCAAAGAAACGCCATCAATGACCATGGCAATTGAAAAATACATCAGAAATTTGGAGAAATAA